A genomic stretch from Desulfotignum balticum DSM 7044 includes:
- a CDS encoding dihydrofolate reductase family protein: MEVILLMAMTVDGKIARNQMELVNWTGSKDKQYFVKITRNAGVVIMGSKTFDTIGHPLPGRKNIVLTRDKTRKSDDSSLVFIDQAPAQILADLKRQGFEQAALIGGSVINSLFAKENLITQIHLTLVPAVFGQGLSLFNTSLDLSLAYETCKEIEKGHLLLIYKVIPHV; this comes from the coding sequence ATGGAAGTGATTCTGCTCATGGCCATGACCGTGGACGGTAAAATCGCCAGAAATCAGATGGAACTGGTCAACTGGACCGGAAGTAAAGACAAGCAGTATTTTGTAAAGATCACCCGGAACGCCGGGGTGGTGATCATGGGATCCAAAACCTTTGACACCATCGGCCATCCTTTGCCGGGAAGAAAAAACATTGTCTTGACCAGGGACAAAACCCGGAAAAGTGATGATTCGTCCCTGGTGTTCATCGATCAGGCACCGGCACAGATACTGGCGGATCTGAAGCGCCAGGGGTTTGAGCAGGCCGCCCTGATCGGCGGATCGGTCATCAACTCTTTGTTTGCCAAAGAAAATCTCATCACTCAGATCCATTTGACGCTGGTACCGGCCGTGTTCGGCCAGGGGCTGTCTTTGTTCAATACGTCTTTGGATCTGTCTTTGGCATATGAAACCTGCAAAGAAATAGAAAAAGGGCATTTACTGCTCATCTACAAGGTGATACCTCATGTCTGA
- a CDS encoding formylglycine-generating enzyme family protein, protein MTASGFAQEKKITNHLGMTFIRVEPGTFQMGSPETETDRKTNEKHHPVKITEPFYLQETEVTLEQWQDIMGKAFLLKKKGGPRTPVTRVSFYDCQKFIRKLNQTDTARYRLPSEKEWEYACRAGTTTAYSWGNDPDCALAMYANTPKRHGECSSYYRSMGLPVNSPAPVASFPPNPWGFYDMHGNVWEWCQDEYTDDIRAPGVNTYDLFSTRPRVRRGGSWYLYGRYMRSANRTYAHPGARFQTTGFRLVLEVD, encoded by the coding sequence ATGACAGCCAGCGGTTTTGCCCAGGAAAAAAAAATCACCAATCATCTGGGCATGACTTTCATCCGTGTGGAACCCGGTACTTTTCAAATGGGAAGCCCTGAGACTGAAACCGACCGGAAAACCAATGAAAAACATCACCCGGTCAAAATCACCGAACCTTTTTACCTTCAGGAAACCGAAGTCACTCTGGAACAATGGCAGGATATTATGGGAAAGGCGTTTCTTCTGAAAAAAAAAGGAGGCCCCCGGACCCCGGTGACCCGGGTGTCTTTTTATGACTGCCAGAAATTCATCAGAAAATTGAACCAAACAGATACCGCCCGATACCGGCTTCCTTCGGAGAAAGAATGGGAGTATGCCTGCCGGGCCGGAACCACCACGGCTTACAGCTGGGGGAACGACCCGGACTGCGCCCTGGCCATGTATGCCAATACCCCGAAACGACACGGAGAATGCAGTTCATATTACCGATCCATGGGACTGCCGGTCAACAGTCCGGCCCCGGTCGCTTCATTTCCGCCCAACCCATGGGGGTTTTACGACATGCACGGCAATGTATGGGAATGGTGCCAGGATGAATATACGGATGATATCAGGGCTCCCGGCGTCAATACCTATGATCTGTTTTCCACCAGACCCCGGGTTCGCAGAGGCGGTAGCTGGTACCTGTACGGCAGATATATGCGCAGTGCCAACCGCACCTATGCCCATCCCGGTGCCAGGTTTCAGACAACCGGGTTCCGACTGGTTCTTGAGGTGGATTGA
- a CDS encoding TIGR01212 family radical SAM protein (This family includes YhcC from E. coli K-12, an uncharacterized radical SAM protein.), whose protein sequence is MDRSKRYTDYNSYLRGMFGERVQKIAVDAGLTCPNRDGTLSSKGCIYCNAKGSGTGAFARGMGIREQIEAGKIPMMKKYKAKKFLAYFQSFTNTYTSVEIMRAMYDAAFSCEGVVGMAVGTRPDCVDERKLDLIGSYAQKYLVWLEYGLQSIHDTTLAFINRGHTLKDFENAVAMTRGKGIQICAHVILGLPGETRDMMLDTARYLADSGIHGVKIHLLYVIKDTPLDRLFLAGKYQPMTQREYVETVCDFLALLPEQMVIQRITGDPHGSELRAPAWAGRYRETFNLIQQALAHRDTFQGKKYQPKNPA, encoded by the coding sequence ATGGATCGATCAAAGCGGTACACCGACTATAACAGCTATCTGCGGGGTATGTTCGGCGAGCGGGTTCAAAAAATTGCCGTGGATGCCGGGCTCACCTGTCCCAACCGGGACGGCACGCTGTCGAGCAAAGGCTGTATCTACTGCAATGCCAAGGGGTCCGGTACCGGGGCCTTTGCCCGGGGTATGGGTATCAGGGAGCAGATCGAGGCCGGCAAGATTCCCATGATGAAAAAATACAAGGCAAAGAAATTTCTGGCTTATTTTCAGTCGTTTACCAATACCTACACCTCGGTTGAAATTATGCGGGCGATGTATGATGCCGCGTTTTCCTGCGAGGGGGTGGTGGGCATGGCCGTGGGCACCCGGCCGGACTGTGTGGATGAACGAAAGCTGGATCTGATCGGGTCTTATGCGCAAAAATATCTGGTGTGGCTGGAATATGGGCTTCAGTCGATTCATGACACCACGCTGGCGTTTATCAACCGGGGGCACACGCTGAAAGATTTTGAAAACGCCGTGGCCATGACCCGGGGAAAAGGCATCCAAATCTGTGCCCACGTGATTCTGGGGCTGCCCGGAGAAACCCGGGACATGATGCTGGACACGGCCCGGTATCTGGCGGACTCCGGTATTCACGGGGTCAAGATCCACCTGCTGTATGTGATCAAAGACACGCCGCTGGACCGTCTGTTTCTGGCGGGAAAGTATCAGCCCATGACACAGAGGGAATATGTGGAAACCGTGTGTGATTTTCTGGCGCTTTTGCCCGAACAGATGGTGATTCAGCGGATCACAGGCGATCCCCATGGCAGCGAGCTGCGGGCCCCGGCATGGGCCGGGAGATACCGGGAAACTTTCAACCTGATCCAGCAGGCCCTGGCACACCGGGATACCTTTCAGGGGAAAAAATATCAGCCGAAGAACCCGGCCTGA
- a CDS encoding MFS transporter — MADRSKTAFDIPNIRWFIAFRVFFNSRFYYPVFTILFLDFGLTVAQFSVLNAVWAATIVLAEVPSGAVADIIGRKRLLNFAAGVMIFEIGIISFMPRIDPVLIFSVFLVNRVLSGLAEAAASGADEALAYDSLNEAGMADQWGRVLEVLMRYQAIGFVIAMTVGAVVYDPNLMGRLADLMGLGVTPTQEVTMRFPLYLTFVLALLAFVSTLKMTEPEQAAAASSERSVKQTLAVTLNAGIWIMKTPFVLWVMLFGMLLDGTIRMVITLSSQYYRMIGIPESLFGIMGSVVALMGVVVPKIARQIAENRSPQTALLITAGLAVAGLAAMNGFWHWVGIVPALVTFAAMNFTGFFVSFYINRETDSRQRATVLSFKGLSYNVSYGLLGVAYALVLKLAKAGVDPAAGLSAETIENQVFVDTFFWFPLFFAVNFLVLAAVYAVRFKARKQP; from the coding sequence ATGGCCGACCGATCGAAAACCGCGTTTGATATCCCCAATATCCGGTGGTTCATCGCATTCCGGGTCTTTTTCAATTCCCGGTTCTACTATCCGGTGTTCACCATTCTGTTTCTGGATTTCGGCCTGACCGTGGCCCAGTTTTCGGTGCTCAATGCGGTCTGGGCCGCCACCATCGTACTGGCGGAGGTGCCGTCCGGTGCGGTGGCCGACATCATCGGCAGAAAGCGGCTGTTGAACTTTGCCGCCGGCGTGATGATTTTTGAAATCGGTATCATCAGTTTCATGCCCCGGATCGATCCGGTGCTGATTTTTTCCGTGTTCCTGGTGAACCGGGTGCTCAGCGGCCTGGCAGAGGCGGCGGCCAGCGGTGCGGACGAGGCCCTGGCCTATGACAGCCTGAATGAGGCGGGCATGGCCGACCAGTGGGGCCGGGTCCTGGAGGTACTCATGCGGTATCAGGCCATCGGGTTTGTCATCGCCATGACCGTCGGGGCTGTGGTGTATGATCCTAATCTCATGGGCCGGCTGGCGGATCTGATGGGCCTGGGTGTCACACCGACTCAAGAGGTGACCATGCGGTTTCCGTTGTACCTGACCTTTGTGCTGGCCCTGCTGGCATTTGTGAGCACCCTGAAGATGACGGAGCCGGAACAGGCGGCAGCAGCGTCCTCGGAACGGTCCGTGAAACAAACCCTGGCCGTGACCCTGAACGCCGGCATCTGGATCATGAAAACCCCGTTTGTCCTGTGGGTGATGCTGTTCGGCATGCTGCTGGACGGCACCATCCGCATGGTCATCACCCTGTCCAGCCAGTACTACCGGATGATCGGCATTCCGGAATCCCTGTTCGGCATCATGGGGTCGGTGGTGGCGCTTATGGGGGTGGTGGTGCCGAAAATCGCCCGGCAGATTGCAGAAAACCGGTCTCCCCAGACAGCGCTTTTGATTACGGCGGGCCTGGCCGTGGCAGGGCTTGCTGCCATGAACGGGTTCTGGCACTGGGTGGGAATCGTGCCGGCTCTGGTAACCTTTGCCGCCATGAATTTCACCGGTTTTTTTGTCAGCTTCTACATCAACCGGGAAACCGATTCCCGGCAGCGGGCCACGGTGCTGAGCTTCAAGGGGTTGTCCTACAATGTTTCCTACGGGTTGCTGGGGGTGGCCTACGCCCTGGTGTTGAAACTGGCCAAAGCCGGGGTGGATCCGGCGGCGGGCCTGTCTGCGGAAACCATTGAAAACCAGGTGTTCGTGGATACGTTTTTCTGGTTTCCATTGTTTTTTGCAGTGAATTTTCTGGTGCTGGCAGCGGTGTATGCCGTCCGGTTCAAAGCAAGAAAGCAGCCCTAG
- a CDS encoding lysophospholipid acyltransferase family protein — MVKDRFKHFLYQRVIPQAGLMLVKLLNLTFRIRLMDQDKEQTAIDKHVGVIYASWHQRFFPGIAFFSTRKPITIIISKSLDGEMISRVVKALGWHPVRGSSSRGGKEALKEIKQLGKIGYRVGHIVDGPTGPFGVVKPGLIRIAQFTGMPIIPTITSARHRWVFNSWDRFMIPKPFSRVIIRFGKPIYVPEELNAQAFETQRLAVEQVMTRLYADTDRIWNDPARIKTLFD; from the coding sequence ATGGTAAAAGACCGATTCAAACATTTTTTATATCAGCGGGTCATCCCCCAGGCCGGGCTGATGCTGGTGAAACTGCTGAATCTTACCTTCCGGATCCGGTTGATGGATCAGGACAAGGAGCAAACCGCCATCGACAAACATGTCGGGGTGATCTATGCGTCCTGGCATCAGCGTTTTTTTCCGGGGATCGCGTTTTTTTCCACCCGGAAACCCATCACCATTATCATCAGCAAAAGCCTGGACGGAGAAATGATTTCAAGAGTGGTCAAAGCCCTGGGCTGGCATCCGGTGCGGGGATCCTCATCCCGGGGCGGGAAAGAGGCCCTCAAAGAGATCAAACAACTGGGGAAAATCGGCTACAGGGTCGGCCATATTGTTGACGGTCCCACAGGCCCTTTCGGTGTGGTCAAACCCGGGTTGATCCGCATTGCCCAGTTCACGGGCATGCCCATCATCCCCACCATCACCTCGGCCCGGCACCGATGGGTGTTCAACTCCTGGGACCGGTTCATGATACCCAAACCCTTTTCCCGGGTGATCATCCGGTTCGGAAAACCCATTTATGTACCCGAAGAACTGAATGCCCAAGCCTTTGAAACCCAGCGGCTGGCCGTGGAACAGGTCATGACCCGTCTGTATGCGGATACGGACCGGATCTGGAACGATCCCGCCCGGATCAAAACCCTGTTTGACTGA
- the fumC gene encoding class II fumarate hydratase, whose translation MTARTETDFMGEIHVPENVCWGAQTQRAFENFNIGDETMPIPVIRAFGYLKKAAALVNGSFGLLPDDKVRIIAQVCDEIIKGDLDGHFPLKVWQTGSGTQTNMNVNEVIAGRARKLSGQKLHPNDDVNKSQSSNDAFPTAMHMAAYDLLVTTTMPALKALYRELAQKSREWEAIVKIGRTHFMDAVPLTLGQEFSGYAAMVEQDIRVLTDHLPLLARLAIGGTVLGTGLNSPEGFDVKMTKMLAKFTGHPFVPAPNKFAVLAAHDDLVACHGALKTVAVSLMKIANDIRMLGSGPRCGIGELQLPANEPGSSIMPGKVNPTQAEALTMVCAQVMGNDTTLSVAGASGHFELNVFKPVIIYNFLQSARLLGDAADSFTKNCIRGLLPNQKTIQAHLENSLMLVTALAPEFGYDKAAVIAKKAHAQGITLEQAACDLGYLTKDEFRQLVNPSAMTRPFNIDK comes from the coding sequence ATGACGGCACGCACTGAAACTGACTTCATGGGAGAGATCCATGTCCCTGAAAACGTGTGTTGGGGGGCACAAACCCAGCGGGCTTTTGAAAATTTCAACATCGGTGATGAAACCATGCCCATTCCGGTGATCCGGGCGTTTGGATATCTGAAAAAAGCGGCAGCCCTGGTAAACGGAAGTTTCGGGTTGCTGCCGGATGACAAGGTTCGGATCATCGCGCAGGTGTGCGATGAGATCATTAAGGGAGATCTGGACGGTCATTTTCCGTTAAAAGTATGGCAGACCGGGTCCGGAACCCAGACCAACATGAACGTCAACGAAGTCATTGCCGGCCGGGCCCGGAAACTGTCCGGGCAAAAGCTGCATCCCAATGATGATGTCAATAAATCCCAGTCCTCCAATGACGCGTTTCCCACAGCCATGCACATGGCAGCCTATGATCTGCTGGTCACGACCACGATGCCGGCCCTGAAAGCCCTTTACCGGGAACTGGCCCAAAAGAGCCGGGAATGGGAAGCGATTGTTAAAATCGGCCGGACCCATTTCATGGATGCGGTGCCGTTGACCCTGGGCCAGGAATTTTCCGGATATGCGGCCATGGTGGAACAGGATATCCGGGTGCTGACGGATCACCTGCCTCTGCTGGCTCGCCTGGCCATCGGCGGCACGGTCCTGGGCACCGGCCTGAATTCCCCGGAAGGGTTTGATGTGAAAATGACAAAGATGCTGGCAAAATTCACAGGACACCCGTTTGTCCCGGCCCCCAACAAATTTGCGGTCCTGGCAGCCCATGACGATCTGGTGGCCTGTCACGGGGCACTTAAAACCGTGGCCGTGAGCCTCATGAAAATCGCCAATGACATCCGGATGCTGGGGTCCGGCCCCCGGTGCGGCATCGGCGAGCTTCAGCTGCCGGCCAATGAACCGGGGTCCTCCATCATGCCCGGCAAGGTGAACCCGACCCAGGCCGAAGCCCTGACCATGGTGTGCGCCCAGGTGATGGGCAATGATACGACCCTGTCCGTGGCCGGAGCATCCGGACATTTTGAGCTCAATGTGTTCAAGCCGGTGATCATTTACAATTTCCTGCAGTCAGCCCGGCTGTTGGGGGATGCCGCAGATTCGTTCACCAAAAACTGTATCCGGGGGCTTTTGCCCAATCAGAAAACCATTCAGGCCCATCTGGAAAATTCATTGATGCTGGTCACGGCCCTGGCCCCGGAATTCGGATATGACAAGGCCGCCGTGATCGCCAAAAAAGCCCACGCCCAAGGGATCACCCTGGAGCAGGCTGCCTGCGATCTGGGGTATCTGACCAAAGACGAATTCCGGCAATTGGTGAACCCCTCTGCCATGACCCGGCCGTTCAATATCGATAAATAG
- a CDS encoding secondary thiamine-phosphate synthase enzyme YjbQ, whose translation MKTFRKELWFNVPSRRAFINITPDVQQCIDESGIKEGLVLVNAMHITASVFINDDEPGLHHDYDLWLEKLAPHEPVSGYRHNVGEDNADAHMKRQIMGRESVIAVTDGKLDFGTWERIFYGEFDGRRKKRVLVKIIGE comes from the coding sequence ATGAAAACCTTTCGAAAAGAACTGTGGTTCAATGTCCCGTCCCGGCGGGCGTTCATCAATATCACCCCGGATGTGCAACAGTGCATCGACGAGAGCGGAATCAAGGAGGGACTGGTCCTTGTGAATGCCATGCACATTACCGCCTCGGTGTTCATCAACGATGACGAACCAGGGCTGCACCATGACTATGACCTGTGGCTGGAAAAACTGGCCCCCCATGAACCGGTATCCGGCTACCGGCACAATGTCGGGGAAGACAATGCCGATGCCCACATGAAGCGGCAGATCATGGGCCGGGAAAGCGTGATCGCCGTCACAGACGGAAAACTGGATTTCGGCACCTGGGAACGGATTTTCTACGGGGAGTTTGACGGCCGGAGAAAAAAACGGGTCCTGGTCAAAATCATCGGGGAATAA
- a CDS encoding FAD:protein FMN transferase, which yields MKRFLTGMAMSIVWLIFLWVPSISQAKEYTIQGRTMGTFYTVKLVSSQKQSMDLWQKQIDTRLAQVNAGLSMYDPDSDLSRFNQTEPGRSFRLSHDFARVMDTARTVFTLTDGAWDGTVKPLVDLWGFGTRQPTDSLPEPGAITAAVALTGFHHLVFENNHVKKTKSGITLDLGSIAKGYGVDAIAGVLTRAGIDNFLVEIGGELYGSGKNRHKKPWSVGITHPLKTGADAGFYKVVNLENRAIATSGDYRNFFKFGGKTYSHIIDPKTGYPVDNQVVSASVIACTCTFADALATAFMVMAPEDSLALADSLENVECLIIQKTPDGFREIASQGFHTFVQ from the coding sequence ATGAAACGATTCCTGACAGGCATGGCCATGAGCATTGTCTGGCTCATTTTCCTCTGGGTCCCTTCGATTTCCCAGGCAAAAGAATACACAATACAGGGCCGCACCATGGGCACGTTTTATACGGTCAAGCTGGTGTCATCCCAAAAACAGTCCATGGATCTGTGGCAGAAACAGATCGACACCCGGCTGGCACAGGTCAATGCCGGGCTGTCCATGTATGATCCGGACAGTGACCTGTCCCGGTTCAACCAAACAGAGCCCGGCCGGTCCTTCCGGCTGTCCCATGATTTCGCCCGGGTCATGGACACGGCCAGAACCGTGTTCACCTTGACGGACGGGGCCTGGGACGGCACGGTCAAACCCCTGGTGGATCTGTGGGGGTTCGGGACCCGGCAGCCTACCGACTCCCTGCCGGAACCGGGTGCTATCACCGCGGCCGTCGCGTTGACCGGATTTCATCACCTGGTGTTTGAAAACAACCATGTAAAAAAGACAAAATCCGGCATCACCCTGGATTTAGGCTCCATTGCCAAGGGATACGGCGTGGATGCCATTGCCGGGGTCCTGACCCGGGCCGGGATTGATAACTTTCTGGTGGAGATCGGGGGCGAGCTCTACGGCTCAGGAAAGAACCGCCATAAAAAACCCTGGTCCGTGGGCATTACCCATCCGTTGAAAACCGGGGCTGATGCCGGCTTTTACAAAGTGGTGAATCTGGAAAACCGGGCCATTGCCACCAGCGGAGATTACCGCAATTTTTTTAAATTTGGGGGCAAAACCTACTCCCACATCATTGATCCCAAAACCGGATATCCCGTGGACAACCAGGTGGTGAGCGCGTCGGTCATTGCCTGCACCTGCACCTTTGCCGATGCCCTGGCTACAGCCTTCATGGTGATGGCCCCGGAGGACAGCCTGGCCCTGGCGGACTCCCTGGAAAATGTGGAATGCCTGATCATTCAGAAAACCCCGGACGGCTTCAGAGAGATCGCATCCCAAGGTTTTCACACCTTTGTCCAGTGA
- a CDS encoding DsrE family protein, with the protein MTNNVVIALSCGTNDTNRATRAIHLATIAHKEGKNTSLFLLDEGVYLAKEGIITHVRAATGDVADDLLAYLQAHEVPILVCTPCASARQIKEEDLIEGARMASAAEFINLSCDAAVISL; encoded by the coding sequence ATGACAAACAATGTGGTAATCGCACTGTCGTGTGGCACCAATGACACCAATCGGGCGACCCGGGCCATTCACCTGGCCACCATCGCGCACAAGGAAGGGAAAAATACCAGTCTGTTTTTACTGGATGAAGGGGTATATCTGGCCAAAGAAGGGATCATTACCCATGTGAGGGCTGCCACCGGGGATGTGGCCGATGACCTTTTAGCCTATCTTCAGGCCCATGAGGTGCCGATTCTGGTGTGCACCCCCTGTGCCAGTGCCCGCCAGATCAAGGAAGAAGATCTGATCGAGGGTGCACGCATGGCATCGGCTGCGGAATTCATTAATTTGTCCTGTGATGCCGCAGTGATCAGCCTGTAA
- a CDS encoding multiheme c-type cytochrome codes for MKKQVCNHNTIFKAVILAIVPAVLGWGAVALSNPTQTLDLDRFIDPETCAGCHYEIFEQWSNSMHNLAHKDPVYNRVANFLRQGLFDQAEIDEAESCVKCHTPVGVITGFPEKLSDDLSKTPAIAAHGIQCDYCHSAVDVQKMFNNGLVLEPGYGEDDPGIKHGPFDDAEPDFHEAAYSPLHESAEFCGTCHDVKHVTFGTDLETTYTEWKNSPYNSDDPDERITCQGCHMYQRPGVPATATTERPENPGSAADYSMERPHIFTHYFVGANSGVPASFGDSEKPDMAKARLQHAANLDLDLSNLDKNQLGIIVSNTGAGHSLPTGLADMRQMWLEVIIQDKNGTRIFETGILDDKKELPENTLIYRTVFGDGKGNPVLNLAKAREVLHDNRIPAKGQAKEMITLDRALEKGSEIQVRLLYRSMPQKVLNLLPGEPLGPLPVVEMVRTSHTL; via the coding sequence ATGAAAAAACAGGTCTGCAACCACAACACCATTTTCAAAGCGGTGATTTTAGCGATTGTCCCGGCAGTCCTCGGGTGGGGGGCTGTTGCGTTGTCTAATCCGACCCAGACATTGGACCTGGACCGGTTTATTGATCCGGAAACCTGTGCCGGGTGTCATTATGAGATTTTTGAGCAATGGTCCAATTCCATGCACAACCTGGCCCACAAGGACCCGGTATATAACCGGGTGGCCAATTTTCTGCGCCAGGGGCTTTTCGACCAGGCAGAGATCGACGAGGCGGAATCGTGCGTGAAATGCCACACCCCGGTGGGCGTGATCACCGGATTTCCGGAAAAACTGTCTGATGATCTGTCAAAGACTCCTGCTATCGCTGCCCATGGCATTCAGTGTGATTACTGTCATTCCGCCGTGGATGTGCAGAAAATGTTTAACAACGGGCTGGTGCTGGAACCCGGGTATGGGGAAGATGATCCCGGTATCAAACACGGGCCGTTTGACGATGCAGAACCTGATTTTCACGAGGCGGCCTATTCCCCCCTGCATGAGAGTGCTGAATTCTGCGGCACCTGCCATGATGTCAAACATGTGACGTTTGGCACGGATCTGGAAACCACGTACACGGAATGGAAAAACAGCCCGTATAATTCAGATGATCCGGATGAACGTATCACCTGCCAGGGGTGTCATATGTACCAGCGGCCCGGCGTGCCGGCCACCGCCACCACGGAACGGCCTGAAAACCCGGGATCTGCCGCAGATTACAGCATGGAAAGACCCCATATCTTCACCCATTATTTTGTGGGGGCCAATTCCGGCGTGCCGGCATCTTTCGGAGATTCGGAGAAACCGGATATGGCAAAGGCGCGCTTGCAGCATGCAGCCAACCTGGATCTGGATCTGTCGAATCTGGACAAAAATCAGCTGGGCATCATTGTTTCCAATACCGGGGCCGGCCATTCCCTGCCCACGGGTCTGGCGGACATGCGCCAGATGTGGCTGGAAGTCATTATCCAGGACAAGAACGGGACCCGGATTTTTGAAACCGGGATTCTGGATGACAAAAAGGAACTGCCTGAAAATACGTTGATTTACAGAACGGTGTTCGGGGACGGCAAAGGCAATCCGGTTCTCAACCTGGCCAAGGCCAGAGAAGTGCTTCATGACAACCGGATTCCGGCAAAAGGACAGGCAAAAGAAATGATCACTCTGGACCGGGCCCTGGAAAAAGGATCGGAAATTCAGGTCCGGCTGCTGTACCGGAGCATGCCCCAGAAGGTGCTGAATCTGCTTCCCGGTGAGCCGTTAGGCCCTTTGCCCGTGGTGGAAATGGTTCGGACGTCCCATACGCTGTGA